One segment of Bacteroides caecimuris DNA contains the following:
- the atpD gene encoding F0F1 ATP synthase subunit beta: MSQIIGHISQVIGPVVDVYFEGTDAELVLPSIHDALEIKRPNGKILVVEVQQHIGENTVRTVAMDSTDGLQRGMKVYPTGGPITMPIGEQIKGRLMNVVGDSIDGMKGLNRDGAYSIHRDPPKFEDLTTVQEVLFTGIKVIDLLEPYAKGGKIGLFGGAGVGKTVLIQELINNIAKKHNGFSVFAGVGERTREGNDLLREMIESGVIRYGEAFKESMEKGHWDLSKVDYNELEKSQVSLIFGQMNEPPGARASVALSGLTVAESFRDAGKEGEKRDILFFIDNIFRFTQAGSEVSALLGRMPSAVGYQPTLATEMGAMQERITSTRKGSITSVQAVYVPADDLTDPAPATTFSHLDATTVLDRKITELGIYPAVDPLASTSRILDPHIVGQEHYDIAQRVKQILQRNKELQDIISILGMEELSEEDKMVVNRARRVQRFLSQPFAVAEQFTGVPGVMVGIEDTIKGFKMILDGEVDYLPEQAFLNVGTIEEAIEKGKKLLEQAKK, encoded by the coding sequence ATGTCACAGATTATCGGACATATTTCGCAGGTCATCGGCCCTGTGGTCGATGTGTACTTTGAAGGTACGGATGCGGAACTGGTGCTGCCAAGCATCCACGACGCACTGGAGATAAAGAGGCCAAACGGCAAAATACTGGTTGTAGAAGTTCAGCAACATATCGGCGAAAATACGGTGCGTACCGTAGCGATGGATAGTACCGACGGACTTCAGAGAGGCATGAAAGTGTATCCCACCGGAGGCCCGATCACTATGCCGATAGGCGAACAGATTAAAGGACGACTGATGAACGTAGTCGGTGATTCGATCGACGGTATGAAAGGACTCAATCGCGACGGTGCGTATTCCATTCATCGCGACCCTCCTAAATTTGAGGATTTGACAACTGTGCAAGAGGTGCTCTTCACGGGTATCAAAGTAATCGACCTGCTCGAACCGTATGCCAAAGGTGGTAAAATCGGTTTGTTCGGCGGCGCCGGTGTGGGAAAAACCGTATTGATTCAGGAACTTATCAATAATATCGCCAAGAAGCATAACGGATTCTCTGTATTTGCCGGAGTAGGTGAACGTACCCGTGAAGGTAACGATCTGCTGCGCGAAATGATCGAATCCGGTGTTATCCGTTACGGCGAAGCATTCAAGGAAAGCATGGAGAAAGGGCACTGGGATCTTTCGAAAGTAGATTATAACGAACTGGAGAAATCGCAGGTGTCGCTGATTTTCGGTCAGATGAACGAACCTCCGGGCGCACGTGCTTCTGTGGCACTGTCTGGACTGACGGTAGCGGAATCTTTCCGTGACGCCGGGAAAGAAGGTGAGAAACGTGATATCCTGTTCTTTATCGATAATATCTTCCGTTTCACGCAAGCTGGTTCGGAAGTGTCTGCTCTTTTGGGACGTATGCCTTCCGCCGTCGGTTACCAGCCTACACTGGCAACAGAAATGGGTGCGATGCAGGAACGTATCACGTCTACCCGTAAAGGTTCTATTACCTCCGTACAAGCCGTGTATGTGCCTGCCGATGACTTGACCGATCCCGCTCCTGCAACGACTTTCAGCCACTTGGACGCGACTACCGTACTCGACCGTAAGATCACCGAACTGGGTATCTATCCGGCTGTCGACCCGTTGGCGTCTACATCACGTATTCTTGACCCGCACATTGTAGGTCAAGAACATTACGACATAGCGCAGCGAGTGAAACAAATTTTGCAGCGTAATAAGGAATTGCAGGATATTATCTCTATCCTCGGTATGGAAGAACTCTCGGAAGAAGACAAGATGGTAGTGAACCGCGCCCGCCGTGTGCAGCGTTTCCTTTCGCAACCGTTTGCCGTAGCCGAACAGTTTACAGGCGTTCCGGGTGTGATGGTGGGTATTGAAGATACCATCAAGGGATTCAAGATGATTCTGGACGGAGAAGTGGATT